One genomic region from Phycodurus eques isolate BA_2022a chromosome 16, UOR_Pequ_1.1, whole genome shotgun sequence encodes:
- the ubtf gene encoding nucleolar transcription factor 1 isoform X3 — translation MNGDMEATSQHQVWAQDDLLQLLESMKLALPQKDLTKYKTSESHLDWQKVAFNSYTAEMCKLKWQEVSKEIRKFRTLTELIFDAQDYIKNPYKGKKIKKHPDFPKKPLTPYFRFFMEKRAKYAKLHPEMSNLDLTKILSKKYRELPDKKKKKYVEDFLRDKEVFVHSMMRFREEHPDLMESMTKKGSNVPEKAKTPQQLWYNHEKKAFLKGHPDATTKDIKDCLGKQWTQLSDKKRLKWIAKSLEQQKQYEETMRQYIQQHPEMNLTQGDIVRSTLTKAERHLKDKSDGRPDKSPPNGYSMFCAELMSSMKDVPSTERMVMCSQRWKLLKQNEKDAYQKRCEQRKKEYEIEMNRFLSSLSEAEQQRVLSEEKVGFKRGNVANSPASKKKNSKAKANPEKPKRPISAMFIFSEEKRPKLHQERPDLSDSELTRMLARMWNELPDKKKEKYKRLEAVLKAESEKKEDRSLPDPPKTAQDIWQHSVIGDYLAKFKNDRPKAQKAMEATWSTMEKKEKIMWIKKAAEDQKRYERDLCEMRSPVATAVASGKKMKFEGEPKKPPSNGYQKFSQEMLSNGELNHLPMKERMTEIGSRWQRLPLKDKDRYKKIAEELQRQYKVLLEQWLASVSSQVRNSYKEYNSQKRKTPVKSGGPKAKVKKSDTDEDDDDDDDDDDDDDDDEKDRASSEAASSSEDDDKDDDEDDVDDKENKSEDSSSESNSDGSSDSDSD, via the exons ATGAATGGAGACATGGAGGCAACATCCCAACACCAAG TGTGGGCGCAGGATGACCTCCTCCAGTTGCTGGAGTCCATGAAGTTGGCACTGCCGCAGAAGGACCTGACCAAGTACAAGACTTCAGAGTCCCACCTGGACTGGCAGAAGGTGGCCTTTAACTCCTACACGGCTGAGATGTGCAAGCTGAAGTGGCAGGAGGTCTCCAAAGAG atCCGTAAATTCCGGACCCTCACAGAGCTGATATTTGATGCTCAGGACTACATCAAGAACCCATATAAAGGGAAGAAAATAAAG AAACATCCAGATTTCCCCAAGAAGCCCCTGACGCCCTATTTCCGCTTCTTCATGGAGAAGCGGGCCAAGTACGCAAAGTTGCATCCAGAAATGAGTAACTTGGATCTGACCAAGATCTTGTCCAAGAAGTACCGCGAACTGCCggacaaaaaaaag AAAAAATATGTGGAGGACTTCTTAAGGGACAAAGAGGTGTTTGTGCACAGCATGATGAGGTTCAG GGAAGAACACCCGGATCTTATGGAGAGCATGACCAAAAAAGGCTCAAATGTTCCAGAGAAGGCCAAAACGCCCCAGCAGCTGTGGTACAACCACGAAAAGAAGGCTTTTCTCAAAGGCCACCCAGAC GCCACCACCAAGGACATCAAGGACTGCCTCGGCAAGCAATGGACGCAGTTGTCGGACAAGAAAAGACTCAAGTGGATCGCCAAGTCCCTGGAACAGCAGAAGCAGTACGAG GAAACAATGCGCCAGTACATCCAACAACATCCCGAGATGAACCTGACGCAGGGTGACATTGTCAGGTCCACGCTTACCAAAGCCGAGAGGCACCTGAAAGACAAATCTGACGGGCGTCCTGACAAATCTCCGCC GAACGGTTACTCCATGTTCTGCGCTGAGCTGATGTCCAGCATGAAGGACGTGCCCAGCACAGAGCGCATGGTGATGTGCAGCCAGCGCTGGAAGCTGCTCAAGCAAAACGAGAAGGATGCATACCAGAAGCGCTGCGAGCAG AGGAAGAAGGAGTATGAAATTGAGATGAACAGATTCCTCAGC AGTTTGTCTGAGGCGGAGCAGCAGAGAGTCCTGTCCGAGGAGAAGGTGGGCTTTAAGAGGGGCAACGTGGCCAACAGCCCCGCGTCCAAAAAGAAGAACTCCAAAGCTAAG GCCAACCCGGAGAAACCCAAGCGGCCCATCTCGGCCATGTTCATTTTCTCTGAGGAGAAGCGTCCCAAGCTGCACCAGGAGCGTCCGGATCTCTCCGACAGTGAGCTTACGCGGATGCTGGCGCGCATGTGGAACGAGCTGCCGGACAAGAAGAAG GAAAAGTACAAACGACTGGAGGCGGTCCTGAAGGCCGAGTCAGAGAAGAAGGAGGACCGCAGTCTGCCCGACCCGCCCAAGACTGCGCAGGACATCTGGCAGCACAGTGTCATCGGAGACTACCTGGCCAAATTTAAG AACGACCGTCCCAAGGCTCAGAAGGCGATGGAGGCTACATGGAGCACCATGGAGAAGAAGGAAAAGATCATGTGGattaaaaaggcagcagaagACCAGAAAAGATATGAG AGAGACCTGTGCGAAATGCGTTCGCCCGTCGCCACCGCCGTGGCCTCAGGGAAGAAGATGAAGTTCGAGGGTGAACCCAAGAAGCCCCCATC AAACGGGTACCAGAAGTTCTCTCAGGAGATGCTGTCCAACGGCGAGCTCAACCACCTGCCCATGAAGGAGAGGATGACGGAGATCGGCAGCCGCTGGCAGAGGCTGCCTCTTAAGGACAAGGACCGCTACAAAAAGATTGCTGAAGAGTTGCAGAGGCAGTACAAAGTGCTGCTTGAGCAATGGCTGGCT AGTGTATCTTCTCAAGTCAGGAACTCCTACAAAGAGTACAACTCTCAG AAGAGGAAAACCCCAGTGAAATCAGGAGGCCCCAAGGCAAAAGTCAAGAAATCC GACACTGACGAggatgacgacgatgatgatgacgacgacgatgatgacgacgacgatgaaAAGGACAGGGCTTCCTCTGAAGCGGCCTCTTCCAGTGAAGATGATGAC AAGGACGATGATGAGGACGATGTGGACGACAAGGAGAACAAGTCCGAAGACAGCAGCAGCGAGTCCAACTCGGACGGCTCGTCAGACTCGGACTCTGACTGA
- the ubtf gene encoding nucleolar transcription factor 1 isoform X4, protein MNGDMEATSQHQVWAQDDLLQLLESMKLALPQKDLTKYKTSESHLDWQKVAFNSYTAEMCKLKWQEVSKEIRKFRTLTELIFDAQDYIKNPYKGKKIKKHPDFPKKPLTPYFRFFMEKRAKYAKLHPEMSNLDLTKILSKKYRELPDKKKKKYVEDFLRDKEVFVHSMMRFREEHPDLMESMTKKGSNVPEKAKTPQQLWYNHEKKAFLKGHPDATTKDIKDCLGKQWTQLSDKKRLKWIAKSLEQQKQYEETMRQYIQQHPEMNLTQGDIVRSTLTKAERHLKDKSDGRPDKSPPNGYSMFCAELMSSMKDVPSTERMVMCSQRWKLLKQNEKDAYQKRCEQRKKEYEIEMNRFLSSLSEAEQQRVLSEEKVGFKRGNVANSPASKKKNSKAKANPEKPKRPISAMFIFSEEKRPKLHQERPDLSDSELTRMLARMWNELPDKKKEKYKRLEAVLKAESEKKEDRSLPDPPKTAQDIWQHSVIGDYLAKFKNDRPKAQKAMEATWSTMEKKEKIMWIKKAAEDQKRYERDLCEMRSPVATAVASGKKMKFEGEPKKPPSNGYQKFSQEMLSNGELNHLPMKERMTEIGSRWQRLPLKDKDRYKKIAEELQRQYKVLLEQWLASVSSQVRNSYKEYNSQKRKTPVKSGGPKAKVKKSDTDEDDDDDDDDDDDDDDDEKDRASSEAASSSEDDDDDDEDDVDDKENKSEDSSSESNSDGSSDSDSD, encoded by the exons ATGAATGGAGACATGGAGGCAACATCCCAACACCAAG TGTGGGCGCAGGATGACCTCCTCCAGTTGCTGGAGTCCATGAAGTTGGCACTGCCGCAGAAGGACCTGACCAAGTACAAGACTTCAGAGTCCCACCTGGACTGGCAGAAGGTGGCCTTTAACTCCTACACGGCTGAGATGTGCAAGCTGAAGTGGCAGGAGGTCTCCAAAGAG atCCGTAAATTCCGGACCCTCACAGAGCTGATATTTGATGCTCAGGACTACATCAAGAACCCATATAAAGGGAAGAAAATAAAG AAACATCCAGATTTCCCCAAGAAGCCCCTGACGCCCTATTTCCGCTTCTTCATGGAGAAGCGGGCCAAGTACGCAAAGTTGCATCCAGAAATGAGTAACTTGGATCTGACCAAGATCTTGTCCAAGAAGTACCGCGAACTGCCggacaaaaaaaag AAAAAATATGTGGAGGACTTCTTAAGGGACAAAGAGGTGTTTGTGCACAGCATGATGAGGTTCAG GGAAGAACACCCGGATCTTATGGAGAGCATGACCAAAAAAGGCTCAAATGTTCCAGAGAAGGCCAAAACGCCCCAGCAGCTGTGGTACAACCACGAAAAGAAGGCTTTTCTCAAAGGCCACCCAGAC GCCACCACCAAGGACATCAAGGACTGCCTCGGCAAGCAATGGACGCAGTTGTCGGACAAGAAAAGACTCAAGTGGATCGCCAAGTCCCTGGAACAGCAGAAGCAGTACGAG GAAACAATGCGCCAGTACATCCAACAACATCCCGAGATGAACCTGACGCAGGGTGACATTGTCAGGTCCACGCTTACCAAAGCCGAGAGGCACCTGAAAGACAAATCTGACGGGCGTCCTGACAAATCTCCGCC GAACGGTTACTCCATGTTCTGCGCTGAGCTGATGTCCAGCATGAAGGACGTGCCCAGCACAGAGCGCATGGTGATGTGCAGCCAGCGCTGGAAGCTGCTCAAGCAAAACGAGAAGGATGCATACCAGAAGCGCTGCGAGCAG AGGAAGAAGGAGTATGAAATTGAGATGAACAGATTCCTCAGC AGTTTGTCTGAGGCGGAGCAGCAGAGAGTCCTGTCCGAGGAGAAGGTGGGCTTTAAGAGGGGCAACGTGGCCAACAGCCCCGCGTCCAAAAAGAAGAACTCCAAAGCTAAG GCCAACCCGGAGAAACCCAAGCGGCCCATCTCGGCCATGTTCATTTTCTCTGAGGAGAAGCGTCCCAAGCTGCACCAGGAGCGTCCGGATCTCTCCGACAGTGAGCTTACGCGGATGCTGGCGCGCATGTGGAACGAGCTGCCGGACAAGAAGAAG GAAAAGTACAAACGACTGGAGGCGGTCCTGAAGGCCGAGTCAGAGAAGAAGGAGGACCGCAGTCTGCCCGACCCGCCCAAGACTGCGCAGGACATCTGGCAGCACAGTGTCATCGGAGACTACCTGGCCAAATTTAAG AACGACCGTCCCAAGGCTCAGAAGGCGATGGAGGCTACATGGAGCACCATGGAGAAGAAGGAAAAGATCATGTGGattaaaaaggcagcagaagACCAGAAAAGATATGAG AGAGACCTGTGCGAAATGCGTTCGCCCGTCGCCACCGCCGTGGCCTCAGGGAAGAAGATGAAGTTCGAGGGTGAACCCAAGAAGCCCCCATC AAACGGGTACCAGAAGTTCTCTCAGGAGATGCTGTCCAACGGCGAGCTCAACCACCTGCCCATGAAGGAGAGGATGACGGAGATCGGCAGCCGCTGGCAGAGGCTGCCTCTTAAGGACAAGGACCGCTACAAAAAGATTGCTGAAGAGTTGCAGAGGCAGTACAAAGTGCTGCTTGAGCAATGGCTGGCT AGTGTATCTTCTCAAGTCAGGAACTCCTACAAAGAGTACAACTCTCAG AAGAGGAAAACCCCAGTGAAATCAGGAGGCCCCAAGGCAAAAGTCAAGAAATCC GACACTGACGAggatgacgacgatgatgatgacgacgacgatgatgacgacgacgatgaaAAGGACAGGGCTTCCTCTGAAGCGGCCTCTTCCAGTGAAGATGATGAC GACGATGATGAGGACGATGTGGACGACAAGGAGAACAAGTCCGAAGACAGCAGCAGCGAGTCCAACTCGGACGGCTCGTCAGACTCGGACTCTGACTGA
- the ubtf gene encoding nucleolar transcription factor 1 isoform X1 translates to MNGDMEATSQHQVWAQDDLLQLLESMKLALPQKDLTKYKTSESHLDWQKVAFNSYTAEMCKLKWQEVSKEIRKFRTLTELIFDAQDYIKNPYKGKKIKKHPDFPKKPLTPYFRFFMEKRAKYAKLHPEMSNLDLTKILSKKYRELPDKKKKKYVEDFLRDKEVFVHSMMRFREEHPDLMESMTKKGSNVPEKAKTPQQLWYNHEKKAFLKGHPDATTKDIKDCLGKQWTQLSDKKRLKWIAKSLEQQKQYEETMRQYIQQHPEMNLTQGDIVRSTLTKAERHLKDKSDGRPDKSPPNGYSMFCAELMSSMKDVPSTERMVMCSQRWKLLKQNEKDAYQKRCEQRKKEYEIEMNRFLSSLSEAEQQRVLSEEKVGFKRGNVANSPASKKKNSKAKANPEKPKRPISAMFIFSEEKRPKLHQERPDLSDSELTRMLARMWNELPDKKKEKYKRLEAVLKAESEKKEDRSLPDPPKTAQDIWQHSVIGDYLAKFKNDRPKAQKAMEATWSTMEKKEKIMWIKKAAEDQKRYEVRRRCADLSLVAASDATAAHHHFVCGPQRDLCEMRSPVATAVASGKKMKFEGEPKKPPSNGYQKFSQEMLSNGELNHLPMKERMTEIGSRWQRLPLKDKDRYKKIAEELQRQYKVLLEQWLASVSSQVRNSYKEYNSQKRKTPVKSGGPKAKVKKSDTDEDDDDDDDDDDDDDDDEKDRASSEAASSSEDDDKDDDEDDVDDKENKSEDSSSESNSDGSSDSDSD, encoded by the exons ATGAATGGAGACATGGAGGCAACATCCCAACACCAAG TGTGGGCGCAGGATGACCTCCTCCAGTTGCTGGAGTCCATGAAGTTGGCACTGCCGCAGAAGGACCTGACCAAGTACAAGACTTCAGAGTCCCACCTGGACTGGCAGAAGGTGGCCTTTAACTCCTACACGGCTGAGATGTGCAAGCTGAAGTGGCAGGAGGTCTCCAAAGAG atCCGTAAATTCCGGACCCTCACAGAGCTGATATTTGATGCTCAGGACTACATCAAGAACCCATATAAAGGGAAGAAAATAAAG AAACATCCAGATTTCCCCAAGAAGCCCCTGACGCCCTATTTCCGCTTCTTCATGGAGAAGCGGGCCAAGTACGCAAAGTTGCATCCAGAAATGAGTAACTTGGATCTGACCAAGATCTTGTCCAAGAAGTACCGCGAACTGCCggacaaaaaaaag AAAAAATATGTGGAGGACTTCTTAAGGGACAAAGAGGTGTTTGTGCACAGCATGATGAGGTTCAG GGAAGAACACCCGGATCTTATGGAGAGCATGACCAAAAAAGGCTCAAATGTTCCAGAGAAGGCCAAAACGCCCCAGCAGCTGTGGTACAACCACGAAAAGAAGGCTTTTCTCAAAGGCCACCCAGAC GCCACCACCAAGGACATCAAGGACTGCCTCGGCAAGCAATGGACGCAGTTGTCGGACAAGAAAAGACTCAAGTGGATCGCCAAGTCCCTGGAACAGCAGAAGCAGTACGAG GAAACAATGCGCCAGTACATCCAACAACATCCCGAGATGAACCTGACGCAGGGTGACATTGTCAGGTCCACGCTTACCAAAGCCGAGAGGCACCTGAAAGACAAATCTGACGGGCGTCCTGACAAATCTCCGCC GAACGGTTACTCCATGTTCTGCGCTGAGCTGATGTCCAGCATGAAGGACGTGCCCAGCACAGAGCGCATGGTGATGTGCAGCCAGCGCTGGAAGCTGCTCAAGCAAAACGAGAAGGATGCATACCAGAAGCGCTGCGAGCAG AGGAAGAAGGAGTATGAAATTGAGATGAACAGATTCCTCAGC AGTTTGTCTGAGGCGGAGCAGCAGAGAGTCCTGTCCGAGGAGAAGGTGGGCTTTAAGAGGGGCAACGTGGCCAACAGCCCCGCGTCCAAAAAGAAGAACTCCAAAGCTAAG GCCAACCCGGAGAAACCCAAGCGGCCCATCTCGGCCATGTTCATTTTCTCTGAGGAGAAGCGTCCCAAGCTGCACCAGGAGCGTCCGGATCTCTCCGACAGTGAGCTTACGCGGATGCTGGCGCGCATGTGGAACGAGCTGCCGGACAAGAAGAAG GAAAAGTACAAACGACTGGAGGCGGTCCTGAAGGCCGAGTCAGAGAAGAAGGAGGACCGCAGTCTGCCCGACCCGCCCAAGACTGCGCAGGACATCTGGCAGCACAGTGTCATCGGAGACTACCTGGCCAAATTTAAG AACGACCGTCCCAAGGCTCAGAAGGCGATGGAGGCTACATGGAGCACCATGGAGAAGAAGGAAAAGATCATGTGGattaaaaaggcagcagaagACCAGAAAAGATATGAGGTGAGACGGCGGTGCGCTGACCTCAGCCTGGTCGCAGCTTCTGATGCGACGGCGGCTCACCACCATTTTGTCTGTGGTCCACAGAGAGACCTGTGCGAAATGCGTTCGCCCGTCGCCACCGCCGTGGCCTCAGGGAAGAAGATGAAGTTCGAGGGTGAACCCAAGAAGCCCCCATC AAACGGGTACCAGAAGTTCTCTCAGGAGATGCTGTCCAACGGCGAGCTCAACCACCTGCCCATGAAGGAGAGGATGACGGAGATCGGCAGCCGCTGGCAGAGGCTGCCTCTTAAGGACAAGGACCGCTACAAAAAGATTGCTGAAGAGTTGCAGAGGCAGTACAAAGTGCTGCTTGAGCAATGGCTGGCT AGTGTATCTTCTCAAGTCAGGAACTCCTACAAAGAGTACAACTCTCAG AAGAGGAAAACCCCAGTGAAATCAGGAGGCCCCAAGGCAAAAGTCAAGAAATCC GACACTGACGAggatgacgacgatgatgatgacgacgacgatgatgacgacgacgatgaaAAGGACAGGGCTTCCTCTGAAGCGGCCTCTTCCAGTGAAGATGATGAC AAGGACGATGATGAGGACGATGTGGACGACAAGGAGAACAAGTCCGAAGACAGCAGCAGCGAGTCCAACTCGGACGGCTCGTCAGACTCGGACTCTGACTGA
- the ubtf gene encoding nucleolar transcription factor 1 isoform X2, which produces MNGDMEATSQHQVWAQDDLLQLLESMKLALPQKDLTKYKTSESHLDWQKVAFNSYTAEMCKLKWQEVSKEIRKFRTLTELIFDAQDYIKNPYKGKKIKKHPDFPKKPLTPYFRFFMEKRAKYAKLHPEMSNLDLTKILSKKYRELPDKKKKKYVEDFLRDKEVFVHSMMRFREEHPDLMESMTKKGSNVPEKAKTPQQLWYNHEKKAFLKGHPDATTKDIKDCLGKQWTQLSDKKRLKWIAKSLEQQKQYEETMRQYIQQHPEMNLTQGDIVRSTLTKAERHLKDKSDGRPDKSPPNGYSMFCAELMSSMKDVPSTERMVMCSQRWKLLKQNEKDAYQKRCEQRKKEYEIEMNRFLSSLSEAEQQRVLSEEKVGFKRGNVANSPASKKKNSKAKANPEKPKRPISAMFIFSEEKRPKLHQERPDLSDSELTRMLARMWNELPDKKKEKYKRLEAVLKAESEKKEDRSLPDPPKTAQDIWQHSVIGDYLAKFKNDRPKAQKAMEATWSTMEKKEKIMWIKKAAEDQKRYEVRRRCADLSLVAASDATAAHHHFVCGPQRDLCEMRSPVATAVASGKKMKFEGEPKKPPSNGYQKFSQEMLSNGELNHLPMKERMTEIGSRWQRLPLKDKDRYKKIAEELQRQYKVLLEQWLASVSSQVRNSYKEYNSQKRKTPVKSGGPKAKVKKSDTDEDDDDDDDDDDDDDDDEKDRASSEAASSSEDDDDDDEDDVDDKENKSEDSSSESNSDGSSDSDSD; this is translated from the exons ATGAATGGAGACATGGAGGCAACATCCCAACACCAAG TGTGGGCGCAGGATGACCTCCTCCAGTTGCTGGAGTCCATGAAGTTGGCACTGCCGCAGAAGGACCTGACCAAGTACAAGACTTCAGAGTCCCACCTGGACTGGCAGAAGGTGGCCTTTAACTCCTACACGGCTGAGATGTGCAAGCTGAAGTGGCAGGAGGTCTCCAAAGAG atCCGTAAATTCCGGACCCTCACAGAGCTGATATTTGATGCTCAGGACTACATCAAGAACCCATATAAAGGGAAGAAAATAAAG AAACATCCAGATTTCCCCAAGAAGCCCCTGACGCCCTATTTCCGCTTCTTCATGGAGAAGCGGGCCAAGTACGCAAAGTTGCATCCAGAAATGAGTAACTTGGATCTGACCAAGATCTTGTCCAAGAAGTACCGCGAACTGCCggacaaaaaaaag AAAAAATATGTGGAGGACTTCTTAAGGGACAAAGAGGTGTTTGTGCACAGCATGATGAGGTTCAG GGAAGAACACCCGGATCTTATGGAGAGCATGACCAAAAAAGGCTCAAATGTTCCAGAGAAGGCCAAAACGCCCCAGCAGCTGTGGTACAACCACGAAAAGAAGGCTTTTCTCAAAGGCCACCCAGAC GCCACCACCAAGGACATCAAGGACTGCCTCGGCAAGCAATGGACGCAGTTGTCGGACAAGAAAAGACTCAAGTGGATCGCCAAGTCCCTGGAACAGCAGAAGCAGTACGAG GAAACAATGCGCCAGTACATCCAACAACATCCCGAGATGAACCTGACGCAGGGTGACATTGTCAGGTCCACGCTTACCAAAGCCGAGAGGCACCTGAAAGACAAATCTGACGGGCGTCCTGACAAATCTCCGCC GAACGGTTACTCCATGTTCTGCGCTGAGCTGATGTCCAGCATGAAGGACGTGCCCAGCACAGAGCGCATGGTGATGTGCAGCCAGCGCTGGAAGCTGCTCAAGCAAAACGAGAAGGATGCATACCAGAAGCGCTGCGAGCAG AGGAAGAAGGAGTATGAAATTGAGATGAACAGATTCCTCAGC AGTTTGTCTGAGGCGGAGCAGCAGAGAGTCCTGTCCGAGGAGAAGGTGGGCTTTAAGAGGGGCAACGTGGCCAACAGCCCCGCGTCCAAAAAGAAGAACTCCAAAGCTAAG GCCAACCCGGAGAAACCCAAGCGGCCCATCTCGGCCATGTTCATTTTCTCTGAGGAGAAGCGTCCCAAGCTGCACCAGGAGCGTCCGGATCTCTCCGACAGTGAGCTTACGCGGATGCTGGCGCGCATGTGGAACGAGCTGCCGGACAAGAAGAAG GAAAAGTACAAACGACTGGAGGCGGTCCTGAAGGCCGAGTCAGAGAAGAAGGAGGACCGCAGTCTGCCCGACCCGCCCAAGACTGCGCAGGACATCTGGCAGCACAGTGTCATCGGAGACTACCTGGCCAAATTTAAG AACGACCGTCCCAAGGCTCAGAAGGCGATGGAGGCTACATGGAGCACCATGGAGAAGAAGGAAAAGATCATGTGGattaaaaaggcagcagaagACCAGAAAAGATATGAGGTGAGACGGCGGTGCGCTGACCTCAGCCTGGTCGCAGCTTCTGATGCGACGGCGGCTCACCACCATTTTGTCTGTGGTCCACAGAGAGACCTGTGCGAAATGCGTTCGCCCGTCGCCACCGCCGTGGCCTCAGGGAAGAAGATGAAGTTCGAGGGTGAACCCAAGAAGCCCCCATC AAACGGGTACCAGAAGTTCTCTCAGGAGATGCTGTCCAACGGCGAGCTCAACCACCTGCCCATGAAGGAGAGGATGACGGAGATCGGCAGCCGCTGGCAGAGGCTGCCTCTTAAGGACAAGGACCGCTACAAAAAGATTGCTGAAGAGTTGCAGAGGCAGTACAAAGTGCTGCTTGAGCAATGGCTGGCT AGTGTATCTTCTCAAGTCAGGAACTCCTACAAAGAGTACAACTCTCAG AAGAGGAAAACCCCAGTGAAATCAGGAGGCCCCAAGGCAAAAGTCAAGAAATCC GACACTGACGAggatgacgacgatgatgatgacgacgacgatgatgacgacgacgatgaaAAGGACAGGGCTTCCTCTGAAGCGGCCTCTTCCAGTGAAGATGATGAC GACGATGATGAGGACGATGTGGACGACAAGGAGAACAAGTCCGAAGACAGCAGCAGCGAGTCCAACTCGGACGGCTCGTCAGACTCGGACTCTGACTGA